DNA from Solanum stenotomum isolate F172 chromosome 3, ASM1918654v1, whole genome shotgun sequence:
ATGTAGGGTGTTGATCCTAGTATCAGGGCCGAGGTTTGGCCATTTCTCCTGGGAGTGTAAGTATTTCTTTCTCATGTAATAATTTATCTTgttaaaaattttcttttgaaactTTTATCTTGTTAAGATTGATAATCTGAGTTTTgcttgttttcttcttttttttctaaggATAAATTAGATATTTGCTTCTTTTTTATTGTCCTCTTGTACTTTGATTAGTCAATTGTATAATTTCCACAGGGGATGGCAGGGGAATTCTATTATATTATGAATAATACTTAATTTATCATCTGGACatttactttttagtgactGATAAAAATCATCTCCATACTCTTCcccttaattatttataataaccACCTTCCATGTTCTTCATTCAGATTTGTGCCCAGTAATCTCATGCTTTGTCACTCTTTAAACAGATTCTTTTACTGGACCGCTAGTTATACATGTTAGGGTCACTAGCTCTGTCTCAATTATGTGGGGATTTTTTTCTGTAGAAGATTGTGTCGAAGTTAATCTTGGAGTGCTAAGAGTATTTCATTTGGTGACAATCTACGTCCTGGATCCTTTTACCCTTACCATGTAGATGTACACACCTTTTGAAGTGACAGATGGCATtgtttttaggttttttttttaaagttccCAATGGGAGTGCAGTAGTGTTTACatcaacatacccagtgtaatcacaagtggggtctggggagggtataGAGTATAcatagaccttacccctacttggtaggtagagagactgtttccgaTTGACCCTCAGCtcaatgaaaaatatttcaaagcaggttgaaaaaaagaaataagtcaAATTAACATGAGTGAAGAAGTCATGGTGAGTGCAGTAGTGTTTACACAAGTATTAGAGGTATAGTATTTACAGGAAAAGTACTACATTAAAATTTCGtataatttggaaaataataTATCAGAATATCATCACGTGTTTGTTTGCTGCagttatatttcaaattttgtttagTATTTAGTTAACCGAGTAAACATGAACTTAATAGTTTGCTTCGATAGATTGAGAAGGTGTTTTAAAAGGCACATAAATTTTAGACCAAAGTCTAAGCTCTTGCCAAAAAAGTGCTTATTAGTGAAAATTAATGTATAAACTGCAAAAACAATTTGGAACATCTTGGTGAAGAATGCCATATTTTTGCTGAACCTCACCTGTCTATTTCCCTAGAAGGGTTACTTTTTTCCTTGCACTTTTCAACACTTACTCTATATTCTAATATTAAGAAGATGTTTGAAAGTCAGCTTTATCTCTACTGTTAAAACTTCAACCCACTTTAACCATAACCAGGGCTCGAAAATGGGAATGGAATCCTCTTTGGTAGGGATTGCTAAAACCCCATACAATGAGCTTTTTACAGCGTGAATGTGTTACGGACACCAGATGGTAAACCAACAAAGATAAAGTCCAAATTGTTGAAAAATCTATCTCTACTGTTTAGACtttctttattaaaatatacacaATAAATTGCAACATTTACCTTAATAGTTGTTTCTGAAGTCTAAATAAAACGAAATACGTTCATTGGCAATAAATTTGTATGATTTGTCATTACTCTTTAGTTAATGCATCCCCTCACCCAAATGATGCCTTGAGAGCAGTTTCCAGGCTTCTGCATCAGTGTGATTACTTCGTTGcaagtttgttttattttttatttttatgtagtAAGGGTATTTCATTAAAAGGCATCAAGAAGGTGCATAGCAAAagttgcaaaaaataaataaaattgtctgCACCTGTACAAAAACTTACGGAACAACAAAAGAGTAGGCAAAGTCCAGAAAAAGTTCAGTACTAGTTACAGCAGGCGTCTGATTAAACCAACTAAATAAGTTATATAAACATTTTGCTTTAAGAGTATGGTTAGGAGTTGAAATCCCATCAAAACATCTATGGCTCTTTTCATTCCAGATGCACCAAAAAATAGAACCAGGCACCATTGCCCAAGACTTTTTGATGGATATCCCAATTCTCCATGAAAATGTCTCCAGCTCTCATAAGCTTCCTTGATATTGTTTGGCATGACCCAGTCAATTCCAAAAACTGACAAAACACACTCCAAATGTCAGCTGCTACTGTACAATGATTCATACAAGGTTGTCCAGATAAAAACCAATTACTTTTGTAGATAGTTTGGTTTTATCATATATGTGTCAAGTTCTGTGACAATGAAAACATTGTTACATTTGTCAAAAAATGTTCTGCAATTGCTGTTTTTCGTTATTTCTGTACAGTAAATGCTTTGGTTACAGTTAAATTGACCTACTTTATGTCTCTCTGCAGCTACGAGTTGAACAGCTCTAAAGAAGAAAGAGATTGTATAAGAAATCAGAAGAGGTATTACAACCAGATAATTGGCCCTCCCTAGCCCCAAAAAAGTATTGAGATAAAAGAAagtctctttatttttatcttgTAAAAATGTAGAGGGTTCGTGTGTATTTGTTCCAATTACCTTTTTGCTGCATGATTCATACTTCTTACCACTGTAGTTAATCTGTGATTGCAGGAGGGAATATGAGAGCTATCGTAGAGAATGTCGCAGACTGCTGAAACGCAATGGGACCTTTAAAATGAGGGAAACTGGTGGAATGGGAAGCGATGGTGAAGGAAATATCACTGAAGGGATGGATTCCCCTGATTATGACGATGTTGTTACTGCCCGGGAATCTCTCTCCAGTGAGGACAGGAGCACATATGTCGAGGATTCTGATAATCCTGGTGGTACAATGTCAGATGAATTTTCCAGTTCCAAACGAGTGACGGAGCCAAATGATGTCTCTGATTCCGAGTCATCAGACTCAGATTCCTCTGCAGATCCTGATATCAGTCAAACTGTCCCCTCGGCAGAAAGCATGGATGAGAATACTGCTGAAGTGAACTCTAAGGAGGACTCTTCTCCTTCAAAGGCAGAAGTCCAGTCACGGCCCTGCAATGCAGAAGATTTTGCTACATGGCAACGAATAATTCGGCTTGATGCGGTTCGTGCTAACGCCGAATGGATAGCATACTCCCCATCTCAAGCTGTAGTATCAGAAAGCAGGGCACACCGTTTTGCAGAGGCTGTTGGGTTGAAGGACTATGAACACCTAGAGCCCCCTAGGATCCTACATGCTGCTCGGCTGGTCTCCATTCTTGAAGCCTATGCGCTATATGACCCTGAAATTGGTTATTGCCAGGGGATGAGCGATTTGCTGTCACCCATAGTTTCTGTAATGACAGAGGACCATGAAGCTTTTTGGTGCTTTGTTGGTTTCATGACGAAGGCTCGGCATAACTTCAGGCTTGATGAGGTTGGAATCAGGAGGCAGCTGAACATTATTTCTAAGATCATCAAACAAAAGGATTCACATCTGTATCGACACTTGGAGAAGCTACAAGCAGAGGATTGCTTTTTTGTGTACAGAATGGTGGTAGTTCTTTTCAGGCGGGAATTATCTTTTGAGCAAACGCTCTGCCTATGGGAAGTAATGTGGGCAGACCAGGCTGCTATTAGGGCTGGGATTGGCAAGTCTCCCTGGAGTAGGATTAGGCTGCGTGCCCCACCAACAGATGATCTCTTGCTTTATGCAATTGCAGCATCTGTATTGCAACGGAGGAAACAGATCATAGAGAAGTATAGTAGCATGGATGAAATTTTAAGGGAGTGTCAGAGCATGGCTGGTCAACTGGATGTATGGAAGCTTCTAGATGATGCCCATGACTTGGTGGTTACTCTCCATGACAAGATGTAGACATCTTTGTTATGGTGCTATCCGGGTTTTACActaattttttctctttgctGCTCGAACGTTATTTTGTGGGATGGTGCTACCAAACACTGCATGCATCTCTGGTACACAGGAACAACTGCTCTACCTGAAGACAGCTTATGGTCAAGTACTGCCGCTGCTTTTCTTTTGCTAAAGAAACATGCAAATGTCAAAAAGAAGCTGCACTTGGGAAATAACTTATGTGATTTATCTCCTACATACAAGACTTGCAAATTGCTTGAATTCAGTGTAGCAATTCGCTGGAAGCCTGATTGGTGTACCATGCttgatattgaattttttaactTAGTTCTCTTGTTAATGCTCTCCTAAGGTGGCTTTTTATTTGGAGTATTTATCTCCTGTTGCCCCAACATCCCCAAGGCAAATGGGGTTTCTTTTAGAAtgttctctttcaaaatggaGATGGGATTGTGGATGATAGAATAGCATACCTTTCCACGCACTGTGGTTGGTTTGTAACTTTATCATCAAAGCAATAGCTATACGCATTACAATCttaaatgatgtttttccaATGACGTGTCGAGTTCGAATGCAACTGCAGAATATTTATGCTCTTCTGAGCTATTGAAGCGCTGTTTCCACGCCACAGTTCTGCGAGATACTGCAAATTTCACAAAATTGTTATTTTACAATCTGTCATTCACAATCTCCAGAAAGATAGTGCTCCGTCATAGACTAGTTCCTGCCAGTTCTGTGGCACATTAATAGTCACTAATGATCAGAGAACAAGTTGGGGCACAGACGGTCACTGTAACGTCTGTTGATCAAAGAGGAGTGGAGGCATGTTTGGTCGTAGTAACTTCTCTAATCATAGCAGTTGTCTTGTCCCTATTGTGAACAAAGGGTGTGTTCAGTATGAAGAAAAATGCTTTCACGGAAAAGgtttatttgaaatatgttttttaggaaaacattttcttacttatttttttgtgtttggtaCATAAGCAAAAACTATCATCCTAAAAGCATTTGTGAATAAGTTAGACAAATACTATGAGATGTGGTGAAGGGGGCTGTGGAGTAGAAGTGAAAATGAGGTGTGTTGGAAGGGTAAAGAGAAAACAGTTTGGGCTAAAAACTCCGTTACTCAGACAGACGACGACAGTGGACATTGGACTACCAGTTACCACTAAGCATTTGCTATCCTAGTAATGCTTGAAATTACAGACCAAAAGTCTACTAAGTAGGggtatgtttttatatttttgatttaataaaataacatccAACCCAAATCGAAATAATTTATAGTTACCAAAAGAAAAGGTGAGACCATAAATTTCAGAAATTTTCCTTTTCCCTGTTATATAAATATGACTAAAACAGTAATATTCTCTTATTTCACGTGATGGAAATAATGGATATATCAGTAATAATATGGTAATGCATGAGGTAGCCGAACTCTCTTCTTTCCcattaatgtatatatatgaataatggAACAAGCCAACAAGTTAGTACTAATAAAAAGTCCTGAGAAGCGAAAGCAGCAGAATTCTATATCCAGTGTAGGTAAAAGCGGGCAGGCAAGCGCAAGACTAGTCATCTCCAAGGGCTGGTTGGTTGCAATGACTAATAGACTAATAGCTGCCCCGAAATTTAGTAAGGTTGGTTGCAACAAAATTAACCAGAAGAAAACACAAAAATCTAAACATGAAGGATAAATATTCTCAAATATCTAATAAACACGAACCAGGTCAAGTCTAGTGCTGCCAAGAGGCATCGGACATAGCAATTGTGAAGCACAGTACAAAATTGACGACCACATTCAGTTGTTGCAGCTATATAATGAACTAAAACAAGATTAACCAAGTGTTCTTTCAACAACTacataaatcaagaaaagaggGCCTGACAGACTGATATTCAGAAGAATTACTGCTCCTTGGTGTAGTGTCGTACTGTTAAGGCCAAGCCCAAGATCAAGATGGGTAGAAGGAACTGTAGGATTTTGATAATGAATTCTGGAGTCTTGTCTGGATTGTATGCAGTTTGTTCCGATGGAATATAAGCACGTTTTAGGGGAACTGTTGACATGTCAATTTCCCCAATGTAATACTTATCCATCATCTCTCTAGCAGAATCACTGTGGCCAACATCTTCAAAGTCATTTGTCGCATCTTTCCCTTTTGGTAACAGAACAAAGATCAGAATTCATGCCACACAAAAACCATCGACACTTAATACCCAAAGAACAAACAGTAATTGAAGAAAACCAAGTATTACCAGTTGCTGAAAGCAAAACTTCATCACCACCTGGATGATCATCCATGAACGGAGTTACATCATACACCTGAAAACATTTTAATATGCacacataaattcatatatttcattatagggaaagaaaaacataaaactctTTAAGACCTTAAAGGAAAATAATCCAACATGAGATATAAGTTGGTCTACACTGACTTGAACACTGTTAATCATAATAATGAAAGATATCACTGCATAGCAAAGATAAGAGAGACAAGGTGCACATAAGGCTCCAAGGCAAATGGTCCTTTATGGAATTATCAAGGCAGTTCCCCCAATTGAGCAACTTATACCATCACATGAGTAACACGTCCTTTTGCCGTTCCATAAcacttttcagatttatttaagGTTTTTCTCCATAAgcatatttcaacaaaattcacATGTCAGGACGCAGGACTTAAAGAGACATGAAAACAAACGAGATGCATAACCAAAACATGTTTCTCATGTCTAAACATCTCCTTCAAGCCATAGCATTAGATATATTTGACTTTGCTATCCTTAATATACAATTCATTAAACACTTCGTGAAGAACAATCAACTTGAGAAGAAAAGAGAGTAAAAATCTGTTGAAGAAAATGGATGACTCACTCACACAAGAAGGTTCAAAATATCGATCTCTAACAGAGACCAGGTCCCTGAGCTGTAGAAGTATATTTATATACTTTTAGATTGAAGATCTACTTTAGGTCAAGTCTCATAAATTTTTAAGAAGCAATCTGATCTGCagtttgtttttcaatttttcaacaAGTACCTTCTTCATGGGTTCATGTAAATAGGAATTTGGAAAATGTTCGAttgaattaggaaaagaaaagagCATTTACAGTTAAAGTTCGAAAGAGatgaaagttgaaagttgaaagtGAGTTCAGACTTCAGACAGAAATCACTTGAAAGTCAGAAGTCTCGTGAGCGAAAACCATTACTCTACTTGAAATACTCCTCAGTGTTTCGAAATATATCATCAGCATTTGAAATGCTTAAGTCCAACATTAGCAGATAATGATGACAACCCACTATTTGCAAATACTGAACTTCAGATATGCAAGTTCAATGTCACATGCTTGTTTTCATATCTGCACCACTAAATTTGAGTAGATAAAGAGCTGACTCTCAAAACTTAAAATACTACTCCCTTTTTTCAAGGTAGCAAAAGTAATTGGCAAACCAATTGACTGTTCGGCTTGGATCCAAGGGAGGGGCAATTCAGTTGTCTTTTTTCTtaactaaataaatttaatttaatttcttactTTCTACTTTCCTCTCCCATATCCACAGTGCTAACCTCTCTACATCAAATTTCTAAGATAAACAACTAACCCTGTTCTCCAGTTTTCCAGGATGAACGACTGAAATCTCTAAGTGTATTTCAATATTAGATACCAAACTTACGTTCATATTTACCAACATGACCTTCATCAACACAGAAAAAAGACAGTTACTATGCATAGAAAACgtaactcatttattttattagggGGGAAAATGGAGTCCATGGCTCCCTTTTAGAATGTACAAGGGGAGGTCGAATTCCAAACCTTTTTTCTCAAGTATACCCATTACCAAAACATATACGCCACTTTGGGACACATGCGCATAGCCGCCGCACGTGGCTAAAGTCTACCCAaactctgtttttttttctttagttccaTGAGAAAGACCTTTCTTATAAGTCAAACTCCTAATCTTGTTCCAAGATGAGGTGGATCTAGGATTTGAACTTTCTATTATTGAGCAAAATCAATTACATTTGTATTTTCCAGTTGAGTCTAAGGAAAGTTACTGATCCCACATATTCCAAGTTCCTAAGTTGGTCACTTCAACTAAACACCACCAGGTACAAAGAAGAGTCCAAAACTGAGTAAGTTAACTACTCAAAATTGCAAACAAAAATTCAACTGGAATAGTAAAAATAACTCACTAGATCAAATCAAAGCTATCACCAAAATCCCCAACCACTATAAATTCGATAATTCCAATGTGACAGCAACTTCAACAACTCAAATATATCCACCGAGAAAACTCATAAAACAAACAGATTCAAAATAccagaaaaataataattccatAACCGGTACACCACACAGATCATGAAATaactaaaatcaaatcaatagaAAGAACAGATGAAAAAACAGAAAGAGATGTAACCTTTCCGCTGATGATGAGCCAGCAATCTTTGGTCTTGTTGTGCTTAGCGACCTCCtcaaatgcatgaaatttcCGATCTGACGCCATTTTTTTCCTGCTACTGCAACACCGGCAAAATCACTTTAAAACACAAAACAAATCGAACTACATAGATACTGCATCAAATAAAATTGAGAATCTCTATGAACTTCTACAAATACTCACGAGAAAGAGACACGCAGAGAGTTCTTTGGATTCTGTTTCTCTCTCCGATTGTGCACCCAACACCCTTTTTGCGTGTGGAGGCGGAAGTACAGGGTCAATATTATTATAGAAATTCAGATACGAAATTGCCCTtcaattttctttgaaattacGCCCCCCATTTTTAGATTCCGGACTTTGATTTTTCCTGGTTAGTGGTTGTTGAAAACTTGAAGTTCTATACTGCAATCTCACCTAAATTCAAGTTAATTAATGAGATATATTCTAATTTGTAATATTACgtattttattagattttgatattttctgatatgttcaaatatatgtatctagaATACATGGCGTCAAATTTAAGAgtaatttattctagatacattgtattcaAATAAATTCGCACGTATttgagatacataacaaatatcGCTTGCTTTTATCGTCTCTCTCCCATCTCACTCGCCACTGCAAATCACTCCAGATACAtgcatatacatgtatctaatgtGATTCGCAAGTATAAATACATACAAATCTCACTCGTCTTCCTCCCCAATTTTGTTCgtctctctctctatttttgTGTAGCTTGTAGCAAAAATATATGAATCTAAGTTGAAGATATACGTAAAAtaactcttaattagtggtaagatacgtaatattttaaaagtatagccaataataatatatatgagtatgaAAATGAAGtataattatgtaatttttctttttatatgtacgagataaaaaaaaatattttcttttattcaaattGTAACATATGAGAaacattgtttttttaatttgtgattaTACAAGATAAAATTGATAAGGACATTTCATGAAATTGTTAGTTTATCCTCTCTGTATGTAATTAGCTACCTTCACCATTTtcgtataaatattaaaatacaataattttaaacttaattaatatttatagtgaaacataaaataaaataattttatattttatttcaaaattatttaatagtgtTTCAATATAGCTGGGGAGGCTGTGATCcatctatttttattaaaaacatgCCACAGTGAAAGTCACGTGTGTATTaccattttcttatttttgtccATTATTGTGATGTGCCAGCCAGCCAGCCAGAAaagttttttcttctatttttctggGGTTTTGACTATTAGTTGTGCTCTACGTCCTATATAACGGACGTCGAACACTTTCTATGTTATACgataattaagaaattatgagtatattaattaattttattgatttttttactattcatattttttagtctttttctaaaaaataaaatagatctataaatttttgtttaaactttcaaagGTCATATTAGTTCTAGaggtaaaatgagaaaaattaattaattatttctcaatttaataaataataaaataatatgagaCAAATAATTTTAGTAAAATGCTCATCTCACAAAAAGGGTAGGAGTAAATGTAATTGCTCTCTTTTTGGCTAATTACAAGTTGCTTCCATttgtgttaaagaatgacaaaagtctcacattgatgGTTAATGAAATGAGTTGACTCCTGTCTCCTTATAAAGCTTGATCAATCCTCTTCCctttgagctaacttttgggtTGGGAGCAGGGCCCATCTGACCCAATGTTGGGAGgcctcaaaatcaaaattgtccATGCTCCAGATGTTAAGCATTAGGTGTGAGGtagggtgttaaagaatgacaaaagtctcacattggtggttaatgatATGGATGagctccttataaggcttggacaaTCATTCTTCCTTTGAGCTaccttttggggtgtgagttagacCTAAGACATAATTTAACAATTTGCTTGCTAAAGTTTTCCAAAGTTAGTgacttttcttcaaagatttcTAGTTTCTTTCCAAGGGAATTTCCTGAAGTAACTTTCTTGGCTTTCATATGAAATTTCTATTGAGTTTTATTTGTTCACGTGGATAGTCTAGTTTATTAGTCAAGGAAAAGAGAAGACTTTTAAAAGGGGTGATCTTAGTC
Protein-coding regions in this window:
- the LOC125859528 gene encoding cytochrome b5, with the translated sequence MASDRKFHAFEEVAKHNKTKDCWLIISGKVYDVTPFMDDHPGGDEVLLSATGKDATNDFEDVGHSDSAREMMDKYYIGEIDMSTVPLKRAYIPSEQTAYNPDKTPEFIIKILQFLLPILILGLALTVRHYTKEQ
- the LOC125859520 gene encoding rab GTPase-activating protein 22-like isoform X2; its protein translation is MRALRRSQTSSSSNSSSPSSSSPSSSTSSWIHLRSVLFVVASSPASSSSNRGHLKSPWSRRKRKRALSPQQWRSFFTPEGRLRDGGIKFLKKVRSGGVDPSIRAEVWPFLLGVYELNSSKEERDCIRNQKRREYESYRRECRRLLKRNGTFKMRETGGMGSDGEGNITEGMDSPDYDDVVTARESLSSEDRSTYVEDSDNPGGTMSDEFSSSKRVTEPNDVSDSESSDSDSSADPDISQTVPSAESMDENTAEVNSKEDSSPSKAEVQSRPCNAEDFATWQRIIRLDAVRANAEWIAYSPSQAVVSESRAHRFAEAVGLKDYEHLEPPRILHAARLVSILEAYALYDPEIGYCQGMSDLLSPIVSVMTEDHEAFWCFVGFMTKARHNFRLDEVGIRRQLNIISKIIKQKDSHLYRHLEKLQAEDCFFVYRMVVVLFRRELSFEQTLCLWEVMWADQAAIRAGIGKSPWSRIRLRAPPTDDLLLYAIAASVLQRRKQIIEKYSSMDEILRECQSMAGQLDVWKLLDDAHDLVVTLHDKM
- the LOC125859520 gene encoding rab GTPase-activating protein 22-like isoform X1, producing MLNLFFTSVASNVVESIGTRISKLGGVFIGVNGGNGGAFWMDRQPSNAGIAFAVTALAGLALAAAVFYTTRGHLKSPWSRRKRKRALSPQQWRSFFTPEGRLRDGGIKFLKKVRSGGVDPSIRAEVWPFLLGVYELNSSKEERDCIRNQKRREYESYRRECRRLLKRNGTFKMRETGGMGSDGEGNITEGMDSPDYDDVVTARESLSSEDRSTYVEDSDNPGGTMSDEFSSSKRVTEPNDVSDSESSDSDSSADPDISQTVPSAESMDENTAEVNSKEDSSPSKAEVQSRPCNAEDFATWQRIIRLDAVRANAEWIAYSPSQAVVSESRAHRFAEAVGLKDYEHLEPPRILHAARLVSILEAYALYDPEIGYCQGMSDLLSPIVSVMTEDHEAFWCFVGFMTKARHNFRLDEVGIRRQLNIISKIIKQKDSHLYRHLEKLQAEDCFFVYRMVVVLFRRELSFEQTLCLWEVMWADQAAIRAGIGKSPWSRIRLRAPPTDDLLLYAIAASVLQRRKQIIEKYSSMDEILRECQSMAGQLDVWKLLDDAHDLVVTLHDKM